Proteins encoded together in one Oceanivirga salmonicida window:
- the malQ gene encoding 4-alpha-glucanotransferase, giving the protein MIKKQKTDDLFEKTMKSLLGDFKKKVEITIEEKDNSKLDELLERIRDKRERKAGILMHPSSFSGEYTIGTLGKKAYEFIDFLEKAGQTLWQIFPLGPTGFNDSPYQCFSAFAGNPYLVDVEELVNEQLLTYEDIEILKNDNPYLVDYGKLYYAKNMILEKAYNNKEKLNVEFEEFKIKHSYWLNDFSLFMSIKKHFKGSSWHNWDDDIRFRNEEAIDKYSKLLSHDIDVQKFMQFLFFRQWSKIKKYANSKNIEIIGDIPIFVSTDSADAWSNSNLFVFDKVTGVPPDYFSSTGQLWGNPVYNWEEMKNNSYEWWKLRIKSNLELYNIIRLDHFRGFESYWEIPAEEKTAINGKWIKGPGEDLFKEIFEEFPNINLIAEDLGVLTDEVIKLKNDFDLPGMKILQFAFNNDPDNLYLVHNYEKNSVVYTGTHDNNTTLGWYNNLSDVERAQIRDYLDVNDDDICWHLIRLAQRSVSNMCIIPIQDYLCYGEDARINTPGVAVGNWQWRIGEFVLNDDLANAISHITKLYGR; this is encoded by the coding sequence ATGATAAAAAAGCAAAAAACTGATGATTTATTTGAAAAAACTATGAAGTCTTTATTAGGTGATTTTAAGAAAAAGGTTGAAATTACTATTGAAGAAAAAGATAATAGTAAATTGGATGAGTTATTAGAAAGAATTAGAGATAAAAGAGAAAGAAAAGCAGGTATATTAATGCACCCTAGTTCTTTTTCTGGGGAATATACAATAGGGACATTAGGTAAAAAAGCATATGAATTTATAGATTTTTTAGAAAAAGCAGGTCAAACTCTATGGCAAATATTTCCATTAGGGCCTACTGGGTTTAATGATTCTCCTTACCAATGTTTTTCAGCATTTGCAGGTAATCCGTATTTAGTAGATGTTGAAGAATTGGTTAATGAGCAATTATTAACTTATGAAGATATAGAAATTTTAAAAAATGATAACCCTTATTTAGTAGATTATGGGAAACTATATTATGCTAAAAATATGATTTTAGAAAAAGCATATAATAATAAAGAGAAGTTAAATGTTGAATTTGAAGAATTTAAAATTAAGCATTCATATTGGTTAAATGATTTTTCGCTATTTATGTCAATAAAAAAACACTTTAAAGGTTCATCTTGGCATAATTGGGATGATGATATTAGATTTAGAAATGAAGAAGCTATTGATAAATATAGTAAATTATTATCTCACGATATTGATGTACAAAAATTTATGCAATTTCTATTTTTTAGACAATGGTCAAAAATAAAAAAATATGCAAATAGTAAAAATATTGAAATAATAGGAGATATACCAATATTTGTATCTACGGATTCAGCAGATGCATGGTCAAATTCTAATTTATTTGTATTTGATAAAGTTACAGGAGTTCCACCTGATTATTTCAGTTCAACAGGACAATTATGGGGGAATCCAGTATATAATTGGGAAGAAATGAAAAATAATTCATATGAATGGTGGAAATTAAGAATAAAATCTAATTTAGAACTTTATAACATAATAAGACTTGATCATTTTAGAGGGTTTGAATCTTATTGGGAAATACCAGCAGAAGAAAAAACTGCTATAAATGGTAAATGGATAAAAGGGCCTGGCGAAGACCTTTTTAAAGAAATATTTGAAGAATTTCCTAATATAAATTTAATAGCAGAGGATTTAGGAGTACTTACTGATGAAGTTATTAAATTAAAAAATGATTTTGATTTACCAGGTATGAAAATATTACAATTTGCATTTAATAATGACCCTGATAACCTATATTTAGTACATAATTATGAGAAAAATTCAGTAGTTTATACTGGAACTCATGATAATAATACTACATTGGGTTGGTATAATAATTTAAGTGATGTAGAAAGAGCTCAAATAAGAGATTATTTAGATGTTAACGATGATGATATATGTTGGCATTTAATAAGACTTGCTCAAAGAAGTGTATCTAATATGTGTATAATACCTATACAAGATTATTTATGTTACGGAGAAGATGCAAGAATAAATACTCCAGGAGTTGCAGTTGGAAATTGGCAATGGAGAATAGGTGAGTTTGTTTTAAATGATGATTTAGCTAATGCTATATCACATATTACTAAGTTGTATGGAAGATAA